CTTGCCCGCGATGGCGTCGGCCCATTCAGCCCATAAACATCAGATTCAATACACCCAAACCTCAACCCGCCGATTCTTGATCCGCCCCTCATCCCCGCTGTTGGTCGCCACCGGCATCTCGGCGCCGAACCCGCGAATCTCGCGAAACACCACGCCGCTTTTCACCAGCTCTCGCCGCACCGCCATGGCCCGTAGTTTCGACAGCAGGTCGGCCCGCGCCGGGTCGCTCTTGGCGTCGCCAAACCCTACCAGCGTCACCTGCCGATTGGTTTTGTCGTGCTGCTTTATATAGTCGAGCACCCGCGACAGGTCCTGCCGGGCCTTGTTGTCCAGCGTCGCGCTACCTTCTTCGAAACGAAAATTCACCGTCAGCCGCTGGGCATGACGGCTGAGTGCCTGATAACCCTCGGGCATCAACGCATTCGGTGTGACGGCCATGGCCTGAACCGTCTGCGCGATAAAGCCATTGGCCGCAACGATCGCCTGGCCTTTGCTGCTTTGGGCAAACGTCACCAAGGCCTTGGCCCAGGGATTTCTCCCATTCGGCGGTAGGTAAAAGAACAGCCGACGGGACAGCGGGTAATCTTCCGTCGCGATCAGGCTATTGAGCGGCTGCATGGCCTGGGAGTCGCCATCGACAATGGCCACGGCTTTGGCCTGGCGCACATAAGGCAAACCGATGAAGCCAATGCCTTGCGGGTCCAGACTGACGGCGTCGGACAATTGCTCGCTGGATTCGAAGCGTTTCGCGTTGCCGCTCAGCATTTTCCCACGCGGGCTGAGGACCAGTTCCTTGAACGTGTCATAGGTGCCCGATTGATCGTCCCGCGCATAGAGATGAATTGTCCCACCGGTGCCGCCGAGTTCTTCCCAGGTTTTCGCTTCGCCGCTGAAGATTCGCGCCAGTTGTACGGTGTTGAGTTGCTGCAGCGGATTGTGTGGATGAAGGATGATTGCCAGCCCGTCGATGGCGATGACTTGCTCGGCAATCGGGCTTTTCAGATCGCCCAGCGGCTCAAGATCCAGCCGTTCGCTGTCCTTGATCGGGCGCGAGGAGGCAGCGAGCTCGGCAGAGGCGTTTTTCAGGGCTTTGAACCCGGTGCTGGAGCCGTGGGCCGCAACCTCCACTTCGACTCGACGGCCCTGAACGGTTTCGCCGACGATGCGTTGTTCGTTGGCTTTGTCCGGGGTTTCGCGGTGAACCTTGAGCAGGCCCTGTTCACGCATCAAGCCCTCGATCAGTGCCGGGCCTAGTGCCGCACCAATGGTGTTGGAGCCCTGGATGCGCAGCACCGGGCCATGTTCGGGTGTCGGCAAATCGCTGGCCGACACCGTCAACGGCAGCAGAGCGGTGAGCATCGACAGAAACAACACGCGCAGCGTCATGCCGACACCTATAAGCCTGGGAAAGTGCCGGGAGAATAAGTCAGTAAGGTTTCTGAACGATGACAATGATCGTTCCCACGCTCTGCGTGGGAACGCCGCCGGGGACGCTCCGCGTTCCGCTATTGAATGTGACGCAGAGCGTCACGGGATGCATTCCTTTGCTGCGCGTGGGAACGATCAGCAAAACCGGGTCAGCTCAACTCAAGCCAGATCGGCGCATGATCGGAAGGTTTTTCCATCCCGCGCAGATCGTAATCCACGCCGGCATCCTTCACTCGCGGCAACAACCCATGGGACGCCATGATCAAGTCAATCCGCAGCCCGCGCTTGGGCTCATCTTCAAAGCCGCGGCTGCGGTAGTCGAACCAGCTGAAACGGTCGGCAACGTCCGGGTTCAAGTGACGGAAACTGTCGACCAGACCCCAATTCTTCAGGCGGGCCATCCATTCGCGTTCTTCGGGCAGGAAGCTGCATTTGCCGGTTTTCAGCCAGCGTTTCATGTTGTCCGGGCCGATGCCGATGTCGCAGTCTTCCGGGGAAATGTTCACATCGCCCATCACCACAATAGGCTGGTCGTTGCTGAACTGGCTTTCCAGCAATTGCTGCAAATCGCTGTAGAAACGTTCTTTGGCCGGGAATTTGGTGGGGTGATCGCGGCTTTCGCCCTGTGGGAAATAGCCGTTCATGATGGTCACCGGCACGCCATTGGCGTCGGCGAACGTGCCCCAGATGAAGCGTCGCTGAGCGTCTTCTTCGTCAGTGGTGAAACCTTTGTACAAGGCAATCGGTTCCTGGCGCGAGAGCAGGGCCACGCCGTAGTGGCCTTTTTGCCCATGGAAATGCACGTGATAACCCAGTGCCTGAACCTCGGCCAGGGGAAACTGGTCGTCGTGGACCTTGGTTTCCTGCAATCCGATCACGTCTGGTTGATGTTTCTCAATCAGCGCCGCCAGCTGATGCGGGCGAGCGCGCAGCCCGTTGATGTTGAAGGAGACGATCTTCATGGTCGGCAGTCCTGGCAAAAGTGCGATGCTAGCTGACATGTAGGAATGGGGCCAGCCTTGGGGTGAGGGGATTCGTTGTGTTCTGTCAGAGATGTGTTGGCAGATCGGGCCTCTTCGCGGGCAAGCCTCGCTCCCACAGTGTCCGTGGCGTACACAAAGTCTGCGAACGCCACTGAAACTGTGGGAGGGATGTGCTAGCAGATCGGGCCTCTTCGCGGGCAAGCCCGCTCCCACAGTGTCCGTGGCGTACACAAAATCTATGAGCGCCACGGATATTGTGGGAGCGAGGCTTGCCCGCGAAGGCGTCAGCCCAGTCGATGAAGATCCTGGCTTGGTCTATACCTGTGTGGGGAACTGTGAAGCCACCCAAAGGCTCGTACCAATAAGAACGTGGCCTTCTGAGCCGCGCCCAGGGGAGATCTGCCGTTATGCCCGAAACCTCGACCGTCATCGCCGATATTCACATGCTCGACAGCGGCTATTCCCGCGAAGCACGTTCCCTGTTGTACCAGGCGTACCGACACGAGCCGACGTTCGGCTATCTGTTCGAAGCCGAACGCCCCGGTTATGAACAACGAGTGAGGGCGACGGTGCGGGAACTGGTCAAACAGCACTTTTTGCAGGATTTGCCGGCCATTGGCCTGCTGGTGAATGATCGCTTGATCGGCATCGCTCTGATTGCACCGCCGCAACGTCGCCTGGGTATTACCGAAAGTTGGGCCTGGCGCCTGCGGATGGTGCTCAGCACCGGTTTTCGTTGCACCCGACGCTACCTCGATTACCACGCCGCCGTGATGGCGTGCGTGCCGTCCGACTCGGTGCATGTTTTGCCATTGCTGGGGGTTCATCCGCAATTCCAGGGCAAGCACTTCGGCGAGCAACTGCTGCAAGCGGTCCATAACTGGTGCGCGGTCGATGAGCACTCACAGGGCGTGATCCTCGACACCGGGAATCCTCGTTATCTGGAGTTCTATAAGCGTCAGGGCTACGAGGAAATCGGTGAAGTGGCCGTAGGACCGATTCGCGAGCACGTATTTTTCCACGCCAACCCGCAGGTGTTACAAACGGCAACGGCATAACAGTAGAACTTTCGCGGCAGGTCAGGCTCTATCAGGCCCCCAGGCTCGTGATAGCATCCGCGCTATGAAGTTTTCCGGAAGATTTACCAGCGGCGTGTTGATACTGATTTCCAGCTGCGCGGCGCTGGCGCAAAGTGAATTGGATGTGCGGATCAAACCGTCCAACGATGAACTGAAGGCCAATATAGAAGGCTATATCGGTAGCCTCGGCGATCGCGATGAAGAAGCCTTGCAACGCTTCAGTCGCGGCGCCGAAGAGCAAGCGCGCAAGGCCGCCCAGGCTTTGGGTTATTACCAGCCGCAAATCGACAGCGACGTGAAGGGCGGCAAGACGCCGCGCCTGGTGCTGAATATCGACCCCGGCGAGCCGATCCATTTGCGCAACGTCACGGTGCGCATCGACGGCCCGGCGGCCTCGTTCAAATCCTTTCGTGTACCGAAAAGCGATCTGCTGAAACCCGGCGCGGTGCTTAACCATGGCCGTTACGAAGACGCCAAGCGGCTGATCCAGAACCAGGCCTCGCGCTATGGCTTTTTCAGTGGGCGCTTCACCCGCCAGAAACTGTTGGTGGACCCGCGTGCCGGCGTCGCCGACATCGAATTGATCTACGACAGCGGCCCACGTTATGCGCTGGGCAAAGTCAGTTTTGAAGGCGACACACCGTTCGACGAAGACCTGCTGCAACGCATGGTGCCGTTCAAGGCTGGTGCGCCCTATGACTCCGAACTGATCGCCGAACTCAATCAGGCGCTGCAATCGAGCGGCTATTTCGAGGGCGTGCGCGTGGACGCGGCGCCGACCGCGTCCAAGGACGACGTGATTCCGGTGGCGGTCAAACTGGAAACCCGCAAACCACGGACCATGGGGCTCGGTCTGGGCTTTTCCACCGACGTCGGTCCACGGGTCAAAGCCAACTGGACCCGCCATTGGGTTAATCCTCAGGGGCACAGCTATGGCTGGGAGGCCGAAATTTCGGCGCCTCGGCAGAACGTCGGGCTGTTTTACGATGTTCCGCTGGACCCACCATTGACCGACAAACTGCGCTTTGCCGGTGGTTATCAATATGAAGAAATCGCTGGCACCGATACCCTCAGCAAACTGCTGACCCTCGGCCCCGAGTGGCACAGCAAGTTGCCCAGCGGCTGGCAGCGGGTGGTGTCGCTCAAGTGGCAACGCGAGGAATACCAACTCGGTGACGATTCGGGGCTCAGCACTTTGCTGATGCCTGGCGTGAGTTATTCGTACCTGAAAAGCGACAACCGCATCGATCCGCACAACGGCTATCGCCTGCAATTCGAAACCAAAGTCGCCAAGGAAGGATTAGGTTCGGACACCAACCTGGTCTACGGCACGGCGCTGGTCAAAGGCCTGACCACGGTCTTCGACAAACACCGCTTGCTCGGTCGGGTGCAGGTCGGCGGCAGCGCCACCAACGGCTACAAATCGGTGCCGCCGTCCTTGCGCTTCTTCGCCGGTGGCGATCAGAGCGTGCGCGGTTACGATTACCAGAGCCTGTCCCCGGAAAACTCCGATGGCGACCGCATCGGTGGCCGCTACATGGTGGCCGGCAGTGTCGAGTATCAATACTCCATTGCCGAAAAATGGCGGGTCGC
The Pseudomonas lini DNA segment above includes these coding regions:
- a CDS encoding autotransporter assembly complex family protein: MKFSGRFTSGVLILISSCAALAQSELDVRIKPSNDELKANIEGYIGSLGDRDEEALQRFSRGAEEQARKAAQALGYYQPQIDSDVKGGKTPRLVLNIDPGEPIHLRNVTVRIDGPAASFKSFRVPKSDLLKPGAVLNHGRYEDAKRLIQNQASRYGFFSGRFTRQKLLVDPRAGVADIELIYDSGPRYALGKVSFEGDTPFDEDLLQRMVPFKAGAPYDSELIAELNQALQSSGYFEGVRVDAAPTASKDDVIPVAVKLETRKPRTMGLGLGFSTDVGPRVKANWTRHWVNPQGHSYGWEAEISAPRQNVGLFYDVPLDPPLTDKLRFAGGYQYEEIAGTDTLSKLLTLGPEWHSKLPSGWQRVVSLKWQREEYQLGDDSGLSTLLMPGVSYSYLKSDNRIDPHNGYRLQFETKVAKEGLGSDTNLVYGTALVKGLTTVFDKHRLLGRVQVGGSATNGYKSVPPSLRFFAGGDQSVRGYDYQSLSPENSDGDRIGGRYMVAGSVEYQYSIAEKWRVATFIDQGNSFNTLELPNLKTGVGIGVRWVSPVGPIRLDLAHAMDDDGGIRLHFSMGPEL
- a CDS encoding substrate-binding domain-containing protein; amino-acid sequence: MTLRVLFLSMLTALLPLTVSASDLPTPEHGPVLRIQGSNTIGAALGPALIEGLMREQGLLKVHRETPDKANEQRIVGETVQGRRVEVEVAAHGSSTGFKALKNASAELAASSRPIKDSERLDLEPLGDLKSPIAEQVIAIDGLAIILHPHNPLQQLNTVQLARIFSGEAKTWEELGGTGGTIHLYARDDQSGTYDTFKELVLSPRGKMLSGNAKRFESSEQLSDAVSLDPQGIGFIGLPYVRQAKAVAIVDGDSQAMQPLNSLIATEDYPLSRRLFFYLPPNGRNPWAKALVTFAQSSKGQAIVAANGFIAQTVQAMAVTPNALMPEGYQALSRHAQRLTVNFRFEEGSATLDNKARQDLSRVLDYIKQHDKTNRQVTLVGFGDAKSDPARADLLSKLRAMAVRRELVKSGVVFREIRGFGAEMPVATNSGDEGRIKNRRVEVWVY
- a CDS encoding N-acetyltransferase, with amino-acid sequence MPETSTVIADIHMLDSGYSREARSLLYQAYRHEPTFGYLFEAERPGYEQRVRATVRELVKQHFLQDLPAIGLLVNDRLIGIALIAPPQRRLGITESWAWRLRMVLSTGFRCTRRYLDYHAAVMACVPSDSVHVLPLLGVHPQFQGKHFGEQLLQAVHNWCAVDEHSQGVILDTGNPRYLEFYKRQGYEEIGEVAVGPIREHVFFHANPQVLQTATA
- the xthA gene encoding exodeoxyribonuclease III, which encodes MKIVSFNINGLRARPHQLAALIEKHQPDVIGLQETKVHDDQFPLAEVQALGYHVHFHGQKGHYGVALLSRQEPIALYKGFTTDEEDAQRRFIWGTFADANGVPVTIMNGYFPQGESRDHPTKFPAKERFYSDLQQLLESQFSNDQPIVVMGDVNISPEDCDIGIGPDNMKRWLKTGKCSFLPEEREWMARLKNWGLVDSFRHLNPDVADRFSWFDYRSRGFEDEPKRGLRIDLIMASHGLLPRVKDAGVDYDLRGMEKPSDHAPIWLELS